From the Kitasatospora atroaurantiaca genome, the window TCTGCGGGGGTGGTGGCGGGTCGTTCGGTGGTGGCGGTCATCTGCTTGCCTGCCTCGTCGTGGTCACTGGGCTGCGTGGGGCTGACGGTCGTCATCCGGCCGCCTCCTCGTTCCGGGCCAGCCAACGGCGGTAGAAGCTGGTGAAGACGATCAGGATCGAGAGCAGCAGCACGCCGTAGGTGGCCGACTGGGCATAGTCCCGGGGCTGCTGGCCGAAGCCGAGGCGGTAGGCCCAGGTGACCAGGATCTGCGCGTCGGGGGCGCCGGCGCCGAAGAGCAGGAAGATGACGGCGAACTGGTTGAAGGTCCAGATCACGCCGAGCAGCACGACCGTGCTGCTGACGCTGCGCAGACCGGGCAGGGTCACGTGGCGGAACCGCTGCCAGGGCGTGGCACCGTCCATCTCGGCAGCCTCGTAGAGCTCGGCCGGGATGGACTGCAGGCCGCCCAGCAGCGAGATCATCATGAACGGCACGCCGACCCAGGTGTTGACGATGATCGCGGCGGCCTTCTGGGCCAGCGGATCGGCGAGCCAGGAGGGCTCGGGCAGACCGACCGAGCCGAGGACGGCGTTGACCACGCCGCCGTCGGCGAG encodes:
- a CDS encoding carbohydrate ABC transporter permease; the encoded protein is MAVAVQGAPSKGSRDREPRPGLVQRVKLSYSKYWYAYAMVAPVVIVLGVLVGYPLINGIYLTLTDANSLNSARTIGVKHIPASYHFIGLHNYADVLWGPGSYDRFWSHFVWTIAWTVICVTVTYATGLGLALLMNQKLRARGLYRLLLILPWAVPTFVTIFSWRLMLADGGVVNAVLGSVGLPEPSWLADPLAQKAAAIIVNTWVGVPFMMISLLGGLQSIPAELYEAAEMDGATPWQRFRHVTLPGLRSVSSTVVLLGVIWTFNQFAVIFLLFGAGAPDAQILVTWAYRLGFGQQPRDYAQSATYGVLLLSILIVFTSFYRRWLARNEEAAG